GGTGGGGGTGGAGAGCAGCACCCAGGAATTCCAGGCCGGCTGCCTGGGGCTCCGGCAGCTTGCTCCCCTGTGCCAGCTCCCAGACCCCAAGGGACCAGGCGTGATGCTTCCGGTTCCAGCTCTCCTTTGATACCTGGGTCCCCCCATAACTCAGTCAGCCCCCTCAGCTGCTGCTTTGGAGCTGTGGGGTCTCAGCTGCCTCTTACATTCCTGCCCTAGAGCATTGTGGGAGCAGCTGGAGGAGGACAAAGGGATGGGGGAGTATCCCCCCACTCCTCCTACCTCCTGGGGTGACCTGGCTTCCCTGTCTTTAGATCCGCCCTCATCTCCAAGGCAACTCAGCCTTTTCCTCAGCCCTGGGCTCTTCCTTCTGAGGCAGCCCCCTTCAGAAACTGGGAACTGGGGGGATAGGATGTCGAGGTCttaggaagggaaggcagagcagggagaggggatggAATGCCTTGGACCTGATGGCAGAGAGGATCAGGGTTTGAGGGGTGGCACTAGGGGTCTCAAAGGATTCCAGGGCCTGGAGAACTCAGAGCAGACCTCTGCTGGGAAGAAGACAGGTCAGGATCGATtttcctggggctggggctggggttgaGGCTGGGGAGGGTAGATACCTGGGTTCATAAGAAGTTGTAGTTGGAATGGTTTTCAGGCGGCAAGCTGCCAGGGGCccagtgagggggaaaaaagcagggATTCTCAAGCTTTAATAGGCACAGGTCACCTGGTGATtgtgttaaaatgcagactctgattCTGCAGGTCTAGGTtgggacctgagattctgcatttctcccAAGCTCCCAGGTGTGGCTGAGGCTGCTGGGTCAGGGGCCAGCAGGGCTACAGAGGACACTGAGATTGGAAGGTTGCTGGGGTCCCCCGCTTCGCTTAGAATTCTGGTCTCCTAGGTGGGGAGGGGACCAGAATTTagctcagtgtctggcacatgggaaGCATTCTAAAAATATAGCTGATGCAGTTAAACAGTGACTGTTGTTGTCATTTCACTGCTGTTATCCCCAAAGCAGCCCATTCTGTCTCTTCATTATTGGCTGTGAGCCAGTCTTGATTGCCCTTTAACTAACCTCCCCCCTCATTATGTCCCCTGCAGAGATGTTGCCCCCACCCCCGTAGGCCCAAGGGATCAAGAGCAATGGGGCCAGGGGCCTTCTCAtttctactgctgctgctgctgctgctcttgGTGGCAACAGGAGATGCTGACATGAAGGGACATTTTGACCCTGGTGAGGAGACTGGCTCTTGGGTCCCTGAGGGATGGGGCTTGGGAGACCGAGTTGGGAGCCTTGACCCTCCGTATGCCTGTGTTCACCCAGCCAAGTGCCGCTATGCCCTGGGCATGCAGGACCGGACCATCCCGGATGGTGACATCTCTGCTTCCAGCTCCTGGTCAGACTCCACTGCTGCTCGCCACAGCAGGTAGCTGGCACACCTGGGCTGCCCCGGAGGGAACCCCTGGGGACTCTACTTGCCCTTCCCACCCTCTGCCCAAGCCAAGAGGCTTCTGAGAGGGTCGATGCCAATGAAGCCCCCCACAGTACTGGGGGGGGGTGTTAAATACTGGAGAGAGAGGCAGACCTAGGGCCAGATGTTCCCTGTGACTTCCTGCCCCCTTCCAGGCTGGAAAGCAGCGATGGAGATGGGGCATGGTGCCCTGCGGGGCCGGTGTTTCCCAAGGAGGAGGAGTACCTGCAGGTGGACCTGCGGCGGCTGCACCTGGTGGCGCTGGTGGGCACCCAGGGGCGGCACGCAGGGGGCCTGGGCAAGGAGTTCTCCCCCAGCTACCGGCTGCGCTACTCCCGGGATGGCCACCGCTGGATGGACTGGAGGGACCGCTGGGGCCAGGAGGTGAGGCTGGCAGGGACAGTGCCCAGGGAAGGCTGGCCCTCCTCTGTCCCCCCGCTGTACCACCTATCCACTGATGACTCTGCAATGTACGCCCTCTCCAGCCCGGACAtctcccctgagctccatctAGTGTTGCAAACCTGACCACTTTCCACCTAGATGTATTATGGTCATCTCAAACTTACCATAAACTTCTCAAGCTGAACTTGAGCCCCATTCCCATCCCAAACCTGCTCCTCCCCCAGCATTCTCCAGCTCAGGAAATGGTACCACCATAAGCTAAGATGATATCCCtgattcctctttttctcccaccTCCTACTTCCAAAGCATCAGCAAGGCCAGTCTGTTCCACCTCCATGATATTTCCTGAATCTGCCCACTTCTTACCACCTCCACCTCTACCCCTAGGCCAGGCCCCCACCATCCCCAGCTTAGATGAATGCAGTAGtctccaaactgttctccttgcttctttctctcctgAAGTCAAATCTCCACCTGGAGGCTACATCCAGGGTACTTGAGAAAAATGCAAAGCAGATGCCTCACACCTGGCTCACAGCCCTCTGCTGGCTTTCCTCGCTGCCAGAACAAAAGCTGAGATCCTTCGTGGGTGCAGAAGCTTAGCCTGTGCTGGCTCCTGTCCACATCCCTTACCGCTCTCCCCATTCTCACTCCACCCAGGCCATGCTGGTTTTCTTGCTGTTCTTGGTAAATGCTAGGGCTCACCCCACAGCCTCAGGACACCTTCACTTGCTGTTCTCTGTGCCTGGAAAGCTCCTCCCCCAGCTGTCCACAGGCTCTCCTCCCTCCATTCAGTTCTCCCCGAAGATATCACCTCCTCATAGAGCCTTTTCTGACTCCCCACCTCCAGCTGCCTCTTGTTTGTCACAGCTGTTTCTCCTACTGGACTGTCAGTCCTACAGGAGAGGGACTGATACTCACCCCCAGGAATGTGCCTGGCTGGTGCAGAGTGGGTGCTTAGCCAGCATCTGCTGAGTGAACAGAGGGAATGGGTGAAGGAAGAGGGGAAGCCAGAGCAGGGGTGCAGAGCCGCGAGGGACTGGGTAGAATCTGGGTACAACAGGATGAGAGACTTAGAGGTCAGGACAGACcatcaggcccagagaggtgtCAGAGGGCTCTGCTGCAGCCCCTTGTCTTACAAATGCCTGGCTGTACTCCATGCCTTGGGTGCTCAGTGCCACCCTTCATGGGTCTCTTTGTGGCCATTGTGGGCTGGGCCAGGGAGCAGCTGGTGGCTGGGAAATCAGATCCGATCTGGAGCCTTCCTCCCCCATCCACCCCTGCGTCCTGGCCCACAGGTGATCTTAGGTAATGAGGATCCTGGGGGAGTGGTGCTGAAGGACCTTGGGCCCCCCATGGTGGCCCGACTGGTTCGCTTCTATCCCCGGGCGGACCGAGTCATGAGCGTCTGTCTACGGGTGGAGCTCTATGGCTGCCTCTGGAAGGGTGAGTCATTCAGACCCCTGAGGATTCATTCCTGTCCTGGGGACTGGGGAGTGGGAATGGGGGAGAGGGGCATCTAGGATCCTCTCTCCTGTTGGGAATCTGTCACTCTGAGTGAGGAGGGGACTGGCCAGCATTGCCTCCTCCATGCCAGCGGCCTGTGGAGGGATACGAGAGAGGGACCTGAAACCTGCCCAGGCCTGAtgcaggggtgggggatggaggcTCTGTGCCCCtaacacccctcctccccctgccccagatgGACTCCTGTCTTACATGGCCCCTGTGGGGCAGACGATGTACTTATCTGAGGCCGTGCACCTCAACGACTCCACCTACGAtggacacaccacacacaccgtTGGCGGGTGAAAGAAGCGGGCCCCGCAGGACATGGAGCCTGGGGTGGGAGAGTGGAtggagtgggtgggggagggggttgtCTGGGCAGTGAGAGGGAAGAACTGCAGAGAGGGATGACTTAGGTGGGGCTCAAGGGACAGGACCAGGATTTAGGGATAGCAAGGTGACCACTAGCTAATGTGACACTTTGTGCGAATTAGAGAAAGGCCTGCCTCTGCTAAGACACTTAAATCTGTTGCAAATTGTCACAATAAATACACACATCATAGGTTGAGCGGTGTCCCTTAGAGGCGGTGCCTTTGTGTAGCATGTGACTTCAAGGTGCCCTAGAGAGTCCTGGGTGGGGGTAAGAGAGAGCTGTGTGAggttggggcaggggtggggggttgcTGGGCTACGCTGGCCAGGCCACTGGAGGATGGGGGTTGTAGAGCACCCAGATAGGTGACACTTTCTTCTCTTCCAACCTCTTCTTCCTCGGCTCCCCTCGTCTCCAGGCTGCAGTACGGAGGTCTGGGCCAGCTGGCAGATGGCGTGGTGGGGCTGGATGACTTTAGGAAGAGCCAGGAGCTGCGGGTCTGGCCAGGCTATGACTATGTGGGATGGAGCAATCACAGCTTTCCCAGCGGCTATGTGGAGATGGAGTTTGAGTTTGACCGGCTGAGGACCTTCCATGCCATGCAGGTAAGTGTGGCCAACTCCCAGGGAGGGCTCTAAGACCAGGGTGAGTGCTCTGAGGTGCTCGCTCGGGCTCTCCTGGGCTTGACCttgtgtccttccttccttcccccaggtCCACTGTAACAACATGCACACGCTGGGAGCCCGCCTGCCTGGCGGGGTGGAGTGTCGCTTCAAGAGGGGCCCTGCCATGGCCTGGGAGGGGGAGCCCGTGCGCCATGCCCTGGGGGGCAGCCTGGGGGACCCCAGAGCCCGGACTGTGTCAGTGCCCCTGGGTGGCCGAGTGGGCCGCTTTCTGCAGTGTCGCTTCCTCTTTGCTGGGCCGTGGTTACTCTTCAGCGAAATCTCCTTCATCTCTGGTAAGCCCCTGGTCTCTGCCCAGTTCCCAGCCTCTGGTATTACTAACCCATAGTGCCCTCGAATAACCACTCCCGGCACCAATGAGACTTTACAAGTAAGGCTGCCCTAAATAATTTGAACacttccctccccctttccccctgccTGTCTCAGTCTTTCGTTTATGAGCCCCTCACTCACGACTGATGTTGAGCAGTATGACAGTGTGGtggttaaaatattgaaatattctgTGCTGGTTGAGAAATAGCCTCTTCTCTAAGCCTCCTGACAGCCAGGATCCCCACCCTGGGCTCTCCTCAGGAGTCCCACTTCTCCCCACAATCCAGCAACTAAAAGATTAACATCCAGCACGGCCACAACCATCCAGGACCCTCCAGGATCCTGTTCCACCGCCTATCCTGGTTGGTTGGTACATATATTGAGTATCAGCCCTGCTCCTACTCCTCACCGAATAATAGAATTCCCTCGGTCTCATGCATGTGTGCCTCCCTTTGGTCGCCTCCTCCCTATCTGACCgccccttttttcttccttctccccagaTGTCGTGAATGACTCCTCCCTGGCTTTGGGGGGCACCTTCGCACCAGCCCCCTGGTGGCCACCCGGCCCACCTCCCACCAACTTCAGCAGCTTGGGTGAGCTGCCCTGGGGCCCCCGCCAGGGCGTGTGGGTCCTGTGTCACCAGTCCTCCTTGGGCCCCCTCAGCCTAAGTGGGAAGCCTCCTGTGGTCCTGACCCTTCTGCCTCCACCAGAGCTGGAGCCCAGGGGCCAGCAGCCTGTGGCCAAGGCCGAGGGGAGCCCGACTGCCATCCTCATTGGCTGCCTGGTGGCCAtcatcctgctgctgctgctcatCATCGCCCTCATGCTGTGGCGGCTGCACTGGCGCAAGCTCCTCAGCAAGGTGGGCAGAGTGGGGTGGGCACCCTTGGGCTactgggggtggggcagcctGGGGAGGGATGGGCAGGATGTGGGTGTGGAGAGTGAGGCCAGTGTGCGTCGGGACTCCTGCGTTAGTTAGGATCCAGCAGGGACCATAGAGCACAGTCGGATGAGAATAATTTGAGGGAGGCTTAGTAAGGAGACCCCGTAGAAAGATGTGGGCAGGGTGTACGTAAATCACGAGAAGCAGTGCAGTTCCCCAGGCCTGGTCACCGCAGAGCTGCTACCATCCCTGGGTCTGTGGGGTGAGCGAAGGAGGCAGTCACTGGAACGCGGGAGGAATCTAGGAGGAGTGTGTGGAGAGGGCGCCTGAGAGGGGCGATGGACTTTGGTTCCAGGATGCAGCTCACCTGGGTCCATCCCttagggaggggctgggagaatAAATACCCTGACCTCACTTCCTGTCTGCCCTCCAAACTCCTGCTGGGGCTCCTATCTGGCCAGCCCAGACCCAGCCCGTTGATGCAGTCCACACTGATCGACCTCTTGGGGCAGAAGCCCAGCGGGAGAAGGTGGCGAGTGGAGCTAGAGGAGCAACTGGAAGAAGTGCGGCACACCCTAAGCCCACGTCTTCCAGGCCAGAGTCTAGTGGTGGTGATATGCGTTAAAGTTAATAGTTATGGACTGGTAGGATTTGGGTTGGAATCCCATTGCGGGACATCAGGGAACCCACTTAAATGCCCTTGAGTCCTTCTTTACCTATGAGATGAGTTAGTAATACATACGACTACAGGACTTTGTGAGCACTGAAGGAGGGAACACGGGTGTAGGATTTAACCAGGAGCTGGGAAGGGCGCGCTGAGCGGTAGCTGCGCTTAATATTTCCCATTCCCCATGACAAGGCCGAGCGTCGGGTGTTAGAAGAGGAGCTGACGGTTCACCTCTCTGTCCCTGGGGATACCATCCTCATCAACAACCGCCCCGGCCCTCGAGAACCACCCCCTTACCAGGAGCCCCGGCCTCGTGGGAATCCGCCCCACTCTGCTCCCAGTGTCCCCAACGGCTCTGGTAAGACCTTCCTTGTTCCAGTCCCACCTCCGTCCTCTGCCTGTCTTCTTAGTGtatcctttttcctctcctttaccATTCCTTTCTTTTACTGTCTTCCCCAGCTTCaactcattttcttatttctgtgtGTCCCTGGTCACAGCCTTCTGTGTTACTCCACGTCCTTTACCATATCATCTTCCTCAGGAAGTTTCCATGCATTACTCACAGTCCCCAGTGCTCTCATCCTGTTTCTGTGTCCCCCACACATCCCTCTCTCGTCTCTGTTGTGCCCTCTCATTGTGTCTTTCtggcttctctcctctctcctagaCTCACCATGTTcattccatccatccacctatatttatatatccattcatcATTCATCCATCTGTTTGTTCATCCATCCATATATATTCATACGTCCATTcgtccatccatcatccattcatcaaccatgcatccatccatcatctatttgtccatccatcatctatccaTGCATTCACTATCTATCCATCCAGTCattcatcatccatccatcatctgttCGTCCATCCATCACCTATCCATCCAGTTATCCAGCACTTTCCAGATGCTTGTTTTATTCCATTTCTGTCTCTTAGTACATTTGTTCTCATCAGCCCTAGTCTTGCCCTATTCTGTGTCTCCCTGTCTGTCTAGCCTTGAGTCTCATCCCTTCCCCGTGTTTCCCCCCCTCCTTCTCCCGACAGCGTTGCTGCTCTCCAATCCAGCCTACCGTCTCCTTCTGGCCACTTACGCCCGCCCCCCT
Above is a genomic segment from Eubalaena glacialis isolate mEubGla1 chromosome 7, mEubGla1.1.hap2.+ XY, whole genome shotgun sequence containing:
- the DDR1 gene encoding epithelial discoidin domain-containing receptor 1 isoform X1 — translated: MGPGAFSFLLLLLLLLLVATGDADMKGHFDPAKCRYALGMQDRTIPDGDISASSSWSDSTAARHSRLESSDGDGAWCPAGPVFPKEEEYLQVDLRRLHLVALVGTQGRHAGGLGKEFSPSYRLRYSRDGHRWMDWRDRWGQEVILGNEDPGGVVLKDLGPPMVARLVRFYPRADRVMSVCLRVELYGCLWKDGLLSYMAPVGQTMYLSEAVHLNDSTYDGHTTHTVGGLQYGGLGQLADGVVGLDDFRKSQELRVWPGYDYVGWSNHSFPSGYVEMEFEFDRLRTFHAMQVHCNNMHTLGARLPGGVECRFKRGPAMAWEGEPVRHALGGSLGDPRARTVSVPLGGRVGRFLQCRFLFAGPWLLFSEISFISDVVNDSSLALGGTFAPAPWWPPGPPPTNFSSLELEPRGQQPVAKAEGSPTAILIGCLVAIILLLLLIIALMLWRLHWRKLLSKAERRVLEEELTVHLSVPGDTILINNRPGPREPPPYQEPRPRGNPPHSAPSVPNGSALLLSNPAYRLLLATYARPPRGPGPPTPAWAKPTNTQACSGDYMEPEKPGAPLLPPPPQNSVPHYAEADIVTLQGVTGGNTYAVPALPPGAAGDGPPRVDFPRSRLRFKEKLGEGQFGEVHLCEVENPQDLVSLDFPLSVCKEHPLLVAVKILRPDATKNARNDFLKEVKIMSRLKDPNIIRLLGVCVQDDPLCMITDYMENGDLNQFLSAHQLEDKAVEEDRDGEAAQGPTISYPMLLHVAAQIASGMRYLATLNFVHRDLATRNCLVGENFTIKIADFGMSRNLYAGDYYRVQGRAVLPIRWMAWECILMGKFTTASDVWAFGVTLWEVLMLCRAQPFGQLTDEQVIENAGEFFRDQGRQVYLSRPPACPLGLYELMLRCWSREPEQRPPFSQLHRFLAEDALNTV
- the DDR1 gene encoding epithelial discoidin domain-containing receptor 1 isoform X2 — encoded protein: MGPGAFSFLLLLLLLLLVATGDADMKGHFDPAKCRYALGMQDRTIPDGDISASSSWSDSTAARHSRLESSDGDGAWCPAGPVFPKEEEYLQVDLRRLHLVALVGTQGRHAGGLGKEFSPSYRLRYSRDGHRWMDWRDRWGQEVILGNEDPGGVVLKDLGPPMVARLVRFYPRADRVMSVCLRVELYGCLWKDGLLSYMAPVGQTMYLSEAVHLNDSTYDGHTTHTVGGLQYGGLGQLADGVVGLDDFRKSQELRVWPGYDYVGWSNHSFPSGYVEMEFEFDRLRTFHAMQVHCNNMHTLGARLPGGVECRFKRGPAMAWEGEPVRHALGGSLGDPRARTVSVPLGGRVGRFLQCRFLFAGPWLLFSEISFISDVVNDSSLALGGTFAPAPWWPPGPPPTNFSSLELEPRGQQPVAKAEGSPTAILIGCLVAIILLLLLIIALMLWRLHWRKLLSKAERRVLEEELTVHLSVPGDTILINNRPGPREPPPYQEPRPRGNPPHSAPSVPNGSACSGDYMEPEKPGAPLLPPPPQNSVPHYAEADIVTLQGVTGGNTYAVPALPPGAAGDGPPRVDFPRSRLRFKEKLGEGQFGEVHLCEVENPQDLVSLDFPLSVCKEHPLLVAVKILRPDATKNARNDFLKEVKIMSRLKDPNIIRLLGVCVQDDPLCMITDYMENGDLNQFLSAHQLEDKAVEEDRDGEAAQGPTISYPMLLHVAAQIASGMRYLATLNFVHRDLATRNCLVGENFTIKIADFGMSRNLYAGDYYRVQGRAVLPIRWMAWECILMGKFTTASDVWAFGVTLWEVLMLCRAQPFGQLTDEQVIENAGEFFRDQGRQVYLSRPPACPLGLYELMLRCWSREPEQRPPFSQLHRFLAEDALNTV